The DNA sequence ATCTCGTGGGCCTTCTTGTGGAACTCAATCTGAGCAGCAAGGAGCTCGGCCAGGTTGCGCAGGGGTTCGGGGGTATCGACAACCTATTTGTGGGTTAGGACAATCAGCGCTTCGATCCTCGGCCTCTATGGGTGACAAGAATACTCACGTTCTTCATGacaccaacagcctcctcggtCTGTGTGACAAACTCATCCTCAGCCTTCTCAATTTCCTCTTGGGCCTCAGGGCTGAGCTCCTGCTCGTCGTGCTGGCCGCTAGGGGCAGCTCCACCAAGCTTCCAGGTGGTGCCCTTGACACGGGCCTTGACAGCATCCAAAGTCAACCTGGCCTTCTCGACCGCCTTGCGGGCGCGGGTCGCAaaggtgatgttggtgttcaGGGTGGTGTTCCACCCAGCCAAGAAGCGGCTTTGAACCTGGGCGTCCTGGGCGAGGCGGGCCTCTCCAACACGCTCCATGGCGAGCGCATACTTCTCGAGCGCAGTAGCAAGAGGATCCTCACCGGAGGAGGTGTGTTGCTGGTGGAGAGCCTGGGAGCTGGCCAACGAAGCGCGGGCGATAGCATGATGGAAGGTCTTGGGTTGAGGCTTAGCCGAAGGAGGGGCGGTCAGGGCAGCCTGGGCTTCGGCGGGAGAGGTAGCGCTCGACAACAGAGTAACCTTCTCGGAGACGGTGCGACCAAGGTCCTGGAAGGTCTCCTTGATATTAGGGGGGTAGTCGTAGGCCTCGTTGGAGTATTGGGAGCTATCCAATGATGGAGGGGTCAGATGGTGCCACCGAAACAACGAGCTCCGAGCTCAGCGAGCATCCATGTCACAAACTTACGTCACAGCCAGCATCTTCTGGTGGACAGCCTTGAGCGCATCCACGCGCTTCTCAAGGTCGATGTAGTCGGGTGGGAGTTCGGTCTACAAAGCCAACGTGGTCAACCACTCGTTCCCCTCCCTTGTCGCCAAGCAAGCCCAACGCCGCCAGGAAGCTATCAATGCGCACCTTGTCCTCAGCCTGGCCCAGCTGCTCCTTGGTGTACTGGAAGGTGCGCGAGGCAAAGGGGGTGATCTGACCACCCAAAGAGCTGTAAAAATGCCATTGTCAGCGGTTGGCTGTTCGAATTTCCATTGTTCTGGCGGCCCGAGTTCGAGGTTTATCAAAACAATCCAGGGCGTCGAGAGAGGGGTTGTCCGTACGTGAGACTCTTCTGGAAACCCTTGAAAGCGTCCATAttgttgggttttggggtgcTGTATTGCAGTGTTCAGGAGACGTTCTTCTCGACGGCGGACTCAACGGGCGGTGACCGTAGCTTTGCGAAAAGGAGGATGCGAGGTTGACGTTGACACCAAAGCTTTGTGTCAAGTGGGCGTTGTTTAGGGGACAAGGCGCCGATCCCTAGCTGCTGACGCCCCGCTAAACATTCCGCGGTGCAGCTGTCAACCCTGAATTTCATTGGCCGCGTCATGCTCCGTGCGTCGCAGCCATGATTCTTTCAGGCAGCCAAGCATAAGGTCCAAGCATGTGCTTCACTTTAATCTTTCTGTAACCTCAAGCATCATCATGAGCATGAAAGGTCGCCCTATGATCGGTGACggctcaacaacaaacaatcgatatatatatatataaatgACAACTGATTTGTGTATCCTCGGCAGCATGAAGTCCATGGTAAATACTTTCCACTTGAAACACCGGCATCGACATACTCGAAATGCAGTTGTTGAAGTATGGTATGCTAGATAAGTTCATATCATTCTCCATATGTAAACGTCACCTTTCAATCCGCCGCCTTCGAATCAGCCCAACTCGGCACAACCCCCCTACAAACATCCTCATAGTCCTCCATGACCTGATCCTTCACCGCGGCCTCCGGCGTCGTCCAAAACATCGCCCAGTTACTCCCGGGCAACTTTCTCACCCCCCTGCTCCTCTCAAAATACCACTTATTCACCGGGTTATccttcctgctcctccagcacacCCCATTCGGGAAACAATCCCTCACCATGGCATTGAACACAATATCCGCCACACCTCCCGCCCCTTGACTCTTCTTCAGCACGGCAAACTTATCCAGGTAGGGCACTAATCTACCCGAGTTGTACGCTGTCTCCTCGTCAAGCCCGAATGGTCGTTCCCAGGTGAGAATCGCACCGCCTTCGTACTcgccggcgatgatgataCCTGCGAGGGAGTCTTGGACTCGGTTGAGGTAGTGCTCTGCGTCTAGCTTGCGGTCGAAGGAGtcgttgatgaggtggatgagtCGGGGGAGGTCGACGCACGTATCTGTTAGTTTCAGGCGGGGGGTGCCCGGTTTAGGTGGTTGCCAGGACCGTGTGCGGGTGTCGGGGAAGATGGTAACGGGGAGGCCTTTCTTCGCCAGGGTTGTGGTGGGCATTCGGGATGACCTTTGGTATGTACCATTTGTCGTTGATTTGATCCGGCCGATGGGTAGAGACGCCGAGTATATCGGCCGGTCGGTGAGAAGGTTGTGAATGATGGGATTCTGCCATCTTCGTGTTTTGACTTCACCTGCCATagcctcctcggcgtctCTTCTGATATCATATGCTGGATTCGACTGTAGATTTGCGGCTTCGATTGGGCTGGTTATGATCGCGGAAGCTGTCGAGGGCAGGATTGCTAGTATGTTCTTGACGAGCTCTAGGTTTTCGATGTGTGAAGCTTTCGGGTTGCCTGAGATACCAGGTATTGGGCTCCCGTTATCTTGTGGTTCCGCTGCACTCAGGGTCGCCTTGATGCTGTTGAACTGCTCTTCGAGATTGATAAATACCCGCGCGCCATCGCCCAGGTTCCTAGCGGGAATTCCACCAAAGGGGTCGATGATGATCACCCTGTCTACCACCGCGGTCCGGGTTTGATTTTGGCCAGCATTGACCTGAAGTCCAGCAAAGTATTTTGCCAAAGCAAAGATCACTTCATTTGCGTCAGCCGCCGTGTGCTCTAGAGTCTCTTCGACCACTGCCCGAGAGGGGACCACTAGGATATGGCCATGCCTGAGCGGCGCGGTGAATgcctccccaaaaccaacgGAGAGCTTAGTATGACCAAGAGACGAAGCGCTTGGTGGAGTTGTACTCCGTTTCCAGATGCCTCCATCAACAAGTTCTGCGCCTGGTGTGCCATACTTTTGAATGGCTTTCTGAAGTCGGTCTGTTTGTTGCGTCACCACATCTTTCCAATCCAGAATTGAGCTTTTCTCTGCGCTGCATTCGAGAACAATAACACTTCGAAGACCCAGATCTCGCAGCCGGGTGAGCGTCTTAGCGACGCCACCCAGTAAAGTGTCGTCCCACGTCTGAGGCTCGCGAAGCTTCACAATCGCCACACGTGGTACTTCATCGGCCTCTAGAGATTCCACTGGAACGGAGCCTTGGACGAAAAATGACACATCCTTGGCTTCTGGGATTGGTTTGTCGCTCACAAGGGCGGTAAAAGCTGGTGATTCCTTTGGCACCGCTTTGGCTTTCGATGACCCATAGGTCTGAAGGTATGCCTTTGCATCCCGCTTGGTCGCCGACGACTCCAGTACTGAAATCAAAAACTCCCTGTCTGACTCTCTCTTCTGCTTTGCTTCGGCAGCAGAAGGGTGGCTTCGGCTGGGCTTTGCGCCATTCTCAGCCGAGGAGAAGTGACGTCGCTGAGACACTGATGTCACTGACGTTATGGTGGTGTGATTTGGCCGTTGCTGGTCGCGACAGATTGAGGCCTAAAAGCGCTCAGATTAATACCAAACTTCAGAATATGACTGATCGGAAAATGTAGCGATATATGCGCCAAGATATATCTCACCTGAACTACCGAGGTCGCCTTCTTCCACGCACCGTTGCTTCTCGTGAGCATAGCTGCGACCAGTGGCATCGGGCGGGGCGGTTTGAGTCACAAAAGCTGTGATATAAATTATTTCGAAGAACGTACGGGCGGCCAGAAATGGATAATTCAATCCAGCACGCCCTCCTCATACAACCTGCATCCGCTTTGGTGTGGTGAGAATCCCTCGAAAAAGatgaaagaaaaggaaagacGGAAGGGTCCAACCTCGGGACTCCATCTGACCACGCAACGCAGCAAAGCCCCGAACACTAAAACCCCATGTCGGTGAGAATTATCAGATCATCAGATAAGATACCCCGcaaaaaggggaaaaggatGTTCCTTGGCAGGTTCATCAAAAGACCCAGAGCATATCTGGTAGCCGTAACCATGTAGTCTAATTTGGCTGGTGTTTCATTCCGATGATTGGGTGTACCTAAAAACCAGCAGCTCAAGAGGAATTACCCCGCGGTTTGACCAGATCACCAAAACCGTTGCAGTATGACATAATTGACCATTGAGTTTCTTGGAAAGGCTCAAGAGAGCTCAGATGAGATGACTTCTCATCAAAATCAACGAGTTGAGCAAGCCTGGGAAGATTGCAACCATGTCAAGCCAGACAGACCTCTCAAACATGCAATCGCACCCACTCGCTGATATCCATGAACCAACAGCCTCTCCCCCATTAGCGAGAATGACATGAGCTTGTCAGATGGAGCATAAAGCCGATTGGACTTCCCGGTCCCGATCGACGGCGGGCCGGTCCTCTATCTGACCGGAAACCGGAAGAGGGGCAGATTCCCCACTAACTCTAAGTGGTCCTCATAGCGAAGAGTAGAATTAATATATCTTGGAGCACCTTCAACTCTAATGTGATATCTTTGCTTCTAACCGGAATTCCCCACAGGCTCGACAACACATCAAACTCACCTACCAGTACCACATCTATCTCACAATGACCCCAACAGTCTTCTGGATCGGCCTAGGAAACATGGGCCGAGTAAGCCTCTCAATCTCCCCCTTACCTTCATATGTATCCCAACTAACACCCCCAGGGCATGGCCAAAAACCTCGTTCTCAAAGGCCCCCTagacaaccaacccctcctggTCCACAACCGCACCAAACAACGCTCCCTCGACCTCGcctcccaactcccccccgGCAAAGTCACCATCCTCGactccatctcctccggcATCCTCCAAGCagacatcatcttcctcatcctctccaaagACTCGGTCGTCGAATCCGCCATCTCCGAAATCCTAACCCACGACCTCACCGGCAAGCTCATAATCGACTGCTCAACaatccaccccaccaccacaacccgcATCGCCaactccatcacctcccGCGGCGCCCAGttcctcgccgcccccgTCTTCGGCGCCCCAGCCATGGCCGACGCGGGACAGCTCATCGGCGTTCTTGCCGGCCCTTCCGCCTCAGTTGACCGTGCCCGCCCTTACTTCAAGGGCGTGATAGCCAGAGCAGAAATCGACATGTCTGACGAGCCGTACGGGAAAGCCCTTACTCTAAAACTGATCGGGAATACTTTTGTCTTCAATATGGTGGAGCAACTTGCCGAGGGGCTTGTTCTTGCTGAAAAGTCTGGTTTGGGGACCAAGTATCTGCATCAGTGGGTGGAACAAATGTTTCCGGGGCCGTATGCGGCGTATTCGACAAGGATGCTGAGCGGGGATTACCATACGAGGGAGGAACCGCTTTTTGCGGTTGATTTGGCTAGGAAGGACGCGGGGCACGCGTTgaagctggcggaggaggcgggggtgaggatgaggaattTGGAGGTGGCGGATGAGCATTTaaaggaggtgaaggagtatgctggggagaagggggataTTGCGGGGATTTATGGGgctgtgaggagggagggggggttggattaTGAGAATTCGTGATGGGCTATGTGGGAGTTAAGGGCCACGGTAGTATTTCACTGTTGGCAGGACGGTGATGAAGTCTGCGTAAAGTGGAGAGGTGCTATATCTTAGAATAGGGAAGTGCCCATGGAGAAAGTTGCCCTAATGTTGTCAAGATGCTCAAAAAGTGTAAAGAATGAACCTGATTATATCAAGAACTGGTCCCAAATTGTTACTTTGCAAGCGATCACTAAAAGAGACAACAGCTCCAGTGTCATCCCTCCTCAAGAAAAAGACCGTAGAGTGACGTTCAGAcctacaacaacaaactcATTGATTCTACAATAGTcccctcactcactcactctaGAATTCCACCACCCATTCATGATCCCTCAAGGGAAAACATCCGTCTCACAACTAAACTTCAACTGCCCGGCAGAAAGATACTGCGCCGGGCAATCAtactcatcctcctccgtcggGCGACAGTGGCCCCAAACCTCATCTTTCAAACCCAACCAAGTTCCAGTCCCGATTCTTATAAATAGCTATTCACCCAAGTGTCAGCACACATCCTCTCACGACCCGTTCCCTCAATAGTACTCACTGAAATGACCAAAATCAACATCAAAATCCAACCGCTCGAGATCCTCTGGATTCCCATTATAGCACCCATCCCCATCGcaaacaacaccctcgaTCTTGCTCACGTCCCATTTTTGGAGAATGAGCCGGGTATTCTTGACGTCTTCGCAGctgtgggggggagggggaagccGGGGAAGAACAGCCAGAGGACCTcaccgccgctgccgagGTCGGTGCCTTCGTAGATCCAGATATCggctttggcggtggtggagagggtggtgaaggtggtgaacTTCAttttggagggtttggagggagAAATGCACAA is a window from the Podospora pseudocomata strain CBS 415.72m chromosome 6, whole genome shotgun sequence genome containing:
- a CDS encoding hypothetical protein (COG:I; EggNog:ENOG503NV5P), with the translated sequence MTPTVFWIGLGNMGRGMAKNLVLKGPLDNQPLLVHNRTKQRSLDLASQLPPGKVTILDSISSGILQADIIFLILSKDSVVESAISEILTHDLTGKLIIDCSTIHPTTTTRIANSITSRGAQFLAAPVFGAPAMADAGQLIGVLAGPSASVDRARPYFKGVIARAEIDMSDEPYGKALTLKLIGNTFVFNMVEQLAEGLVLAEKSGLGTKYLHQWVEQMFPGPYAAYSTRMLSGDYHTREEPLFAVDLARKDAGHALKLAEEAGVRMRNLEVADEHLKEVKEYAGEKGDIAGIYGAVRREGGLDYENS
- a CDS encoding hypothetical protein (COG:S; EggNog:ENOG503Q4MC), with amino-acid sequence MDAFKGFQKSLTSLGGQITPFASRTFQYTKEQLGQAEDKTELPPDYIDLEKRVDALKAVHQKMLAVTSQYSNEAYDYPPNIKETFQDLGRTVSEKVTLLSSATSPAEAQAALTAPPSAKPQPKTFHHAIARASLASSQALHQQHTSSGEDPLATALEKYALAMERVGEARLAQDAQVQSRFLAGWNTTLNTNITFATRARKAVEKARLTLDAVKARVKGTTWKLGGAAPSGQHDEQELSPEAQEEIEKAEDEFVTQTEEAVGVMKNVVDTPEPLRNLAELLAAQIEFHKKAHEILSELAPVIDGLQVEQEASRASAYSFQ
- the ARG2 gene encoding Amino-acid acetyltransferase, mitochondrial (BUSCO:EOG09261BP0; COG:E; EggNog:ENOG503NUKB), whose protein sequence is MPLVAAMLTRSNGAWKKATSVVQASICRDQQRPNHTTITSVTSVSQRRHFSSAENGAKPSRSHPSAAEAKQKRESDREFLISVLESSATKRDAKAYLQTYGSSKAKAVPKESPAFTALVSDKPIPEAKDVSFFVQGSVPVESLEADEVPRVAIVKLREPQTWDDTLLGGVAKTLTRLRDLGLRSVIVLECSAEKSSILDWKDVVTQQTDRLQKAIQKYGTPGAELVDGGIWKRSTTPPSASSLGHTKLSVGFGEAFTAPLRHGHILVVPSRAVVEETLEHTAADANEVIFALAKYFAGLQVNAGQNQTRTAVVDRVIIIDPFGGIPARNLGDGARVFINLEEQFNSIKATLSAAEPQDNGSPIPGISGNPKASHIENLELVKNILAILPSTASAIITSPIEAANLQSNPAYDIRRDAEEAMAGEVKTRRWQNPIIHNLLTDRPIYSASLPIGRIKSTTNGTYQRSSRMPTTTLAKKGLPVTIFPDTRTRSWQPPKPGTPRLKLTDTCVDLPRLIHLINDSFDRKLDAEHYLNRVQDSLAGIIIAGEYEGGAILTWERPFGLDEETAYNSGRLVPYLDKFAVLKKSQGAGGVADIVFNAMVRDCFPNGVCWRSRKDNPVNKWYFERSRGVRKLPGSNWAMFWTTPEAAVKDQVMEDYEDVCRGVVPSWADSKAAD